In one Dreissena polymorpha isolate Duluth1 chromosome 7, UMN_Dpol_1.0, whole genome shotgun sequence genomic region, the following are encoded:
- the LOC127838361 gene encoding uncharacterized protein LOC127838361, translating to MLPERSFKTLRKCIDQTAAADSLFKRMIKNDGTDIKLQPNRAMIHCLADCTDLGKIIIGELQHDVDPNKIVSIEEKSEYNVQTLTDMNKSWITGIYGTSNGDLVIADFNNKCVKLLNHAYKVIDQVQLSNSPWCICNISSVEIAVTVSTPLADALNGVHLLRVDDGKIIRKQVLKLNHFCCGIAHIDAHLFVTSSNALYEYTMDGRLVKKLYEDNSEKYKVVGVGVSPGGKRIYLTYNSNGKLLTLTRDGKVTATLKDPAFKPYFPTANIHVATSGQLFVFGHKAIRQVDIVGNTILNTISVDIPYPASVFFNEETRRLLVGFLGHNIIEFQTKTVPTC from the exons ATGTTACCTGAACGATCGTTTAAAACGTTAAGAAAATGTATTGATCAAACTGCTGCAGCAGATTCACTCTTTAAAAGGATGATCAAGAATGATGGAACTGATATTAAACTCCAGCCTAACCGTGCAATGATTCATTGTCTTGCGGACTGCACTGATCTTGGGAAAATCATCATAGGCGAGCTACAACATGACGTGGATCCAAACAAGATTGTCAGCATCGAGGAAAAGTCAGaatataatgttcaaacattAACTGATATGAACAAAAGTTGGATAACGGGAATATATGGGACCTCAAACGGGGATCTCGTCATTGCAGACTTTAACAATAAGTGTGTGAAACTCCTAAATCACGCGTACAAGGTGATTGATCAAGTTCAGCTTTCTAATTCTCCGTGGTGCATTTGTAACATTTCCTCCGTCGAGATAGCGGTGACTGTAAGCACACCTTTAGCTGATGCTCTTAATGGGGTTCATTTATTACGGGTAGATGACGGAAAAATTATACGCAAACAGGTTCTAAAACTGAATCATTTCTGTTGCGGAATTGCGCATATCGATGCACACTTGTTTGTTACTTCCAGTAATGCTTTGTACGAATACACAATGGATGGACGGTTGGTTAAGAAGTTATACGAAGATAATTCTGAAAAATACAAAG TTGTAGGTGTTGGGGTGAGCCCTGGTGGGAAGAGGATCTACTTGACCTATAATAGCAATGGTAAGCTTCTAACACTGACCAGGGATGGAAAAGTCACAGCTACGTTGAAGGATCCTGCATTCAAACCCTACTTTCCCACAGCTAACATACATGTGGCAACCTCAGGGCAGCTTTTCGTCTTTGGTCACAAAGCCATAAGACAAGTGGATATAGTCGGCAATACCATCCTCAATACCATCTCTGTTGACATTCCATATCCGGCATCTGTCTTCTTTAATGAAGAAACGAGAAGATTACTAGTTGGATTTTTGGGACACAACATCATTGAGTTCCAAACAAAAACAGTACCGACTTGTTAA